A single Megachile rotundata isolate GNS110a chromosome 9, iyMegRotu1, whole genome shotgun sequence DNA region contains:
- the Sec3 gene encoding exocyst complex component Sec3 isoform X1, whose amino-acid sequence MAAIRHTLQREVFTPSDEKLLSICYVSKAYKKKKMSFLCLTTTTDTPSSLLLYQVKKNDKNVFKKKQSWSLNDIQTVDGVKNDSMDIELHIDKVYKWSATAAQERRTFISNLYTYSCNLEQRPQFKNIPKEWLIDPSSLKESDSITFTPELLTSPISSSYQPITEKEAIDLKQMMENCEYAVSNAELFMENLSKDLSILDGENVQSVLASETHVTQLMNSIEEAIIEASIVEARLANYDEALGRIREVMARVGQKNQAIHTANSNARLLLDQLNTVISQLDISPTHQHSLSEAELPGDKEELSQAGAALLKAITAPLPPGLDKLSAVTEQKRRLDKLRAKFSIIVARHLNNLFIHLGNDVGDVSMSVTDLILPTHQTVHHELEPYTELMQLLKALDNKAFVQLTKVYTDTMSKLYKRDLKRFFEEAKNKLICKRFPANTSKSSGQKAEDLLNPAPICLLSGETWAPVGEGNLLDSVLDCMLSQMQPVCLAEQAFCILFLQLDSVLSPSKSSEMEEADNISNGAASPESVTSTASKKLERQVNEEVRATMAAIFPSLETELNNFINFLDKIDSFWCMYVLVRLSQHVMSAQDTGSFLSMTFASALIQVKRAFDKFMQAQLQSILCDTKVNRRNKCGILPYVENFEPFARTAEKIFKNSDRKVDLEKWYTKLVSTMFEAIVIHSRDHHKTPQEVIKMENFHHLYDLLSQLKISVLDHERKEAKQKYQDALRAYVTQYFGRPLEKLNLFFEGVQAKVGAGVKESEVSYQMAFSKQELRRVVKEYPAREVKKGLENLYRKVEKHLCEEENLLQVVWREMQGEFIAQYIYIEELIQRCYPDSMVTLEFTIQDILEFFSEIARSH is encoded by the exons ATGGCAGCAATAAGACATACGTTACAAAGAGAGGTGTTTACACCCAGTGATGAGAAGTTACTAAGCATATGTTATGTCAGTAAAGcatacaaaaagaaaaaaatgagcTTTTTATGCTTAACTACAACTACAGATACACCTTCATCTTTACTTTTGTATCAAGTTAAGAAAAATGATAAGAATGTGTTTAAGAAAAAGCAATCATGGTCATTAAATGACATTCAAACTGTGGATGGAGTTAAAAATGATTCTATGGATATAGAATTACACATTGACAAAGTGTATAAATGGTCAGCAACAGCAGCACAAGAGCGAAGAACATTTATAagcaatttatatacttattctTGTAATTTAGAACAAAGAccccaatttaaaaatattccaaaagaATGGCTTATAGATCCTAGTTCACTGAAAGAAAGTGACAGTATTACTTTCACACCAG AGCTTCTTACATCACCTATTTCATCAAGTTATCAACCTATTACTGAAAAAGAAGCTATTGATTTGAAACAAATGATGGAAAACTGTGAATATGCAGTGTCTAATGCTGAATTATTTATGGAAAACCTATCTAAGGACCTATCAATTCTTGATGgg gaaaatgTCCAATCAGTTTTGGCATCGGAAACACATGTAACTCAACTGATGAATAGCATAGAAGAAGCAATAATAGAAGCATCAATTGTTGAAGCTCGTCTTGCAAATTATGATGAAGCGCTTGGTAGAATTAGAGAAGTTATGGCTCGTGTGGGTCAAAAAAATCAAGCTATTCATACAGCTAACAGTAATGCAAGACTTCTATTAGATCaattaaatacagtaatt tcGCAATTAGATATTTCACCAACACATCAGCATTCTTTAAGTGAGGCTGAACTGCCAGGAGATAAAGAAGAGCTTAGTCAAGCAGGTGCTGCTCTTTTAAAAGCAATAACAGCTCCTTTACCACCAGGACTTGACAAGCTGAGTGCTGTGACTGAACAAAAAAGGCGTCTTGATAAACTTAGAGCAAAATTTTCCATAATTGTTGCCAGGCATCTAAATAACCTCTTCATACATTTg GGTAATGATGTTGGAGATGTATCAATGTCAGTGACAGATTTAATTCTTCCAACACATCAAACAGTTCATCATGAACTTGAACCATACACTGAATTGATGCAATTGCTAAAAGCATTAGATAATAAGGCCTTTGTGCAATTAACCAAGGTTTATACAGATACAATGAGTAAGTTGTATAAAAGAGATTTAAAACGATTCTTTGAAGAAGCCAAAAACAAACTTATTTGCAAACGTTTTCCAG CAAACACATCAAAATCTAGTGGCCAGAAAGCAGAAGATTTATTAAACCCAGCACCCATTTGTTTATTAAGTGGCGAAACATGGGCACCTGTAGGAGAAGGGAATCTTTTGGATTCAGTTTTGGATTGTATGCTGTCACAGATGCAACCAGTTTGTCTTGCTGAACAagctttttgtattttatttttgcaattagATTCTGTTCTTTCCCCATCAAAA AGCAGTGAAATGGAAGAAGCAGATAATATTAGTAATGGAGCTGCAAGTCCTGAATCAGTAACATCTACAGCAAGTAAAAAGTTAGAAAGACAAGTTAATGAAGAAGTACGTGCAACAATGGCAGCTATATTTCCATCATTAGAaactgaattaaataattttattaattttctagataaaattgatagttt TTGGTGTATGTACGTACTGGTACGCTTATCACAACATGTTATGTCAGCACAAGATACTGGTTCCTTTTTATCTATGACATTTGCTTCTGCTTTAATTCAAGTTAAAAGAGCATTTGACAAATTTATGCAAGCACAGTTACAATCAATTTTGTGTGATACAAAAGTTAATCGTAGAAATAAATGTGGTATATTGCCATATGTAGAAAATTTCGAACCATTTGCAAGAACGGCAGAAAAAATCTTTAAGAATTCGGATAGAAAAGTTGATCTTGAGAAATGGTATACAAAATTAGTGAGTACGATGTTTGAGGCTATTGTTATTCATAGTAGAGATCATCATAAAACTCCACAAGAAGTTATTAAAATGG aaaattttcatcATTTATATGATCTTTTATCACAATTGAAAATATCTGTTCTTGATCATGAAAGAAAAGAAGCAAAACAAAAATATCAAGACGCTCTACGTGCGTATGTTACACAATATTTTGGAAGACCTCTGGAAAAGCTTAAT CTATTCTTTGAAGGCGTACAAGCCAAAGTTGGTGCTGGAGTTAAAGAATCTGAAGTCAGTTATCAAATGGCTTTTAGTAAGCAAGAACTGAGACGTGTTGTAAAAGAATATCCTGCACGAGAAGTTAAAAAGGGCCtggaaaatttgtacagaaaagttgaaaaacatcTGTGCGAGgaggaaaatttattacaa GTTGTTTGGCGTGAAATGCAAGGTGAATTTATTGCACAGTATATATACATAGAAGAATTAATTCAAAGATGTTACCCAGATAGTATGGTAACACTTGAATTTACTATTCAggacattttagaatttttctcgGAAATAGCACGATCTCACtaa
- the Sec3 gene encoding exocyst complex component Sec3 isoform X2, with the protein MAAIRHTLQREVFTPSDEKLLSICYVSKAYKKKKMSFLCLTTTTDTPSSLLLYQVKKNDKNVFKKKQSWSLNDIQTVDGVKNDSMDIELHIDKVYKWSATAAQERRTFISNLYTYSCNLEQRPQFKNIPKEWLIDPSSLKESDSITFTPELLTSPISSSYQPITEKEAIDLKQMMENCEYAVSNAELFMENLSKDLSILDGENVQSVLASETHVTQLMNSIEEAIIEASIVEARLANYDEALGRIREVMARVGQKNQAIHTANSNARLLLDQLNTVISQLDISPTHQHSLSEAELPGDKEELSQAGAALLKAITAPLPPGLDKLSAVTEQKRRLDKLRAKFSIIVARHLNNLFIHLGNDVGDVSMSVTDLILPTHQTVHHELEPYTELMQLLKALDNKAFVQLTKVYTDTMSKLYKRDLKRFFEEAKNKLICKRFPANTSKSSGQKAEDLLNPAPICLLSGETWAPVGEGNLLDSVLDCMLSQMQPVCLAEQAFCILFLQLDSVLSPSKSSEMEEADNISNGAASPESVTSTASKKLERQVNEEVRATMAAIFPSLETELNNFINFLDKIDSFWCMYVLVRLSQHVMSAQDTGSFLSMTFASALIQVKRAFDKFMQAQLQSILCDTKVNRRNKCGILPYVENFEPFARTAEKIFKNSDRKVDLEKWYTKLVSTMFEAIVIHSRDHHKTPQEVIKMVVKF; encoded by the exons ATGGCAGCAATAAGACATACGTTACAAAGAGAGGTGTTTACACCCAGTGATGAGAAGTTACTAAGCATATGTTATGTCAGTAAAGcatacaaaaagaaaaaaatgagcTTTTTATGCTTAACTACAACTACAGATACACCTTCATCTTTACTTTTGTATCAAGTTAAGAAAAATGATAAGAATGTGTTTAAGAAAAAGCAATCATGGTCATTAAATGACATTCAAACTGTGGATGGAGTTAAAAATGATTCTATGGATATAGAATTACACATTGACAAAGTGTATAAATGGTCAGCAACAGCAGCACAAGAGCGAAGAACATTTATAagcaatttatatacttattctTGTAATTTAGAACAAAGAccccaatttaaaaatattccaaaagaATGGCTTATAGATCCTAGTTCACTGAAAGAAAGTGACAGTATTACTTTCACACCAG AGCTTCTTACATCACCTATTTCATCAAGTTATCAACCTATTACTGAAAAAGAAGCTATTGATTTGAAACAAATGATGGAAAACTGTGAATATGCAGTGTCTAATGCTGAATTATTTATGGAAAACCTATCTAAGGACCTATCAATTCTTGATGgg gaaaatgTCCAATCAGTTTTGGCATCGGAAACACATGTAACTCAACTGATGAATAGCATAGAAGAAGCAATAATAGAAGCATCAATTGTTGAAGCTCGTCTTGCAAATTATGATGAAGCGCTTGGTAGAATTAGAGAAGTTATGGCTCGTGTGGGTCAAAAAAATCAAGCTATTCATACAGCTAACAGTAATGCAAGACTTCTATTAGATCaattaaatacagtaatt tcGCAATTAGATATTTCACCAACACATCAGCATTCTTTAAGTGAGGCTGAACTGCCAGGAGATAAAGAAGAGCTTAGTCAAGCAGGTGCTGCTCTTTTAAAAGCAATAACAGCTCCTTTACCACCAGGACTTGACAAGCTGAGTGCTGTGACTGAACAAAAAAGGCGTCTTGATAAACTTAGAGCAAAATTTTCCATAATTGTTGCCAGGCATCTAAATAACCTCTTCATACATTTg GGTAATGATGTTGGAGATGTATCAATGTCAGTGACAGATTTAATTCTTCCAACACATCAAACAGTTCATCATGAACTTGAACCATACACTGAATTGATGCAATTGCTAAAAGCATTAGATAATAAGGCCTTTGTGCAATTAACCAAGGTTTATACAGATACAATGAGTAAGTTGTATAAAAGAGATTTAAAACGATTCTTTGAAGAAGCCAAAAACAAACTTATTTGCAAACGTTTTCCAG CAAACACATCAAAATCTAGTGGCCAGAAAGCAGAAGATTTATTAAACCCAGCACCCATTTGTTTATTAAGTGGCGAAACATGGGCACCTGTAGGAGAAGGGAATCTTTTGGATTCAGTTTTGGATTGTATGCTGTCACAGATGCAACCAGTTTGTCTTGCTGAACAagctttttgtattttatttttgcaattagATTCTGTTCTTTCCCCATCAAAA AGCAGTGAAATGGAAGAAGCAGATAATATTAGTAATGGAGCTGCAAGTCCTGAATCAGTAACATCTACAGCAAGTAAAAAGTTAGAAAGACAAGTTAATGAAGAAGTACGTGCAACAATGGCAGCTATATTTCCATCATTAGAaactgaattaaataattttattaattttctagataaaattgatagttt TTGGTGTATGTACGTACTGGTACGCTTATCACAACATGTTATGTCAGCACAAGATACTGGTTCCTTTTTATCTATGACATTTGCTTCTGCTTTAATTCAAGTTAAAAGAGCATTTGACAAATTTATGCAAGCACAGTTACAATCAATTTTGTGTGATACAAAAGTTAATCGTAGAAATAAATGTGGTATATTGCCATATGTAGAAAATTTCGAACCATTTGCAAGAACGGCAGAAAAAATCTTTAAGAATTCGGATAGAAAAGTTGATCTTGAGAAATGGTATACAAAATTAGTGAGTACGATGTTTGAGGCTATTGTTATTCATAGTAGAGATCATCATAAAACTCCACAAGAAGTTATTAAAATGG ttgtcaaattttag
- the COX7B gene encoding cytochrome c oxidase subunit 7B, whose protein sequence is MFRQLLRPIIQTTRTGARASHDIPHDVRPPHLDEVPVPCGSWKEAYDKANQRYNLQLAVSVVTLIATIAVGRYNGMLWLNFTPPTPKPKEE, encoded by the exons atgtttcgaCAGCTTTTACGACCGATAATCCAAACTACACGAACCG GTGCTCGTGCATCTCATGATATACCTCATGATGTTAGACCTCCACACTTAGATGAAGTACCTGTACCTTGTGGTTCATGGAAAGAAGCATATGACAAAGCTAATCAAAGATACAATTTGCAATTAGCAGTTAGTGTTGTTACACTTATTGCTACAATAGCAGTT gGAAGGTATAATGGAATGCTATGGCTTAATTTTACTCCACCAACGCCAAAACCAAAagaagaataa
- the Rheb gene encoding ras homolog enriched in brain isoform X3 has product MPPKQRKIAIMGYRSVAFTKSTRVNSQDYEVKLVDTAGQDEYSIFPAQYSMDIHGYVLVYSITSAKSFEVVQIIYDKLLDITGKVHVPIVLVGNKTDLYVDRMITTEQGKRLADSWHAAFLETSAKQNESVADIFHTLLIEIEKADGNVQEKSNCIIS; this is encoded by the exons CATTTACAAAAAGTACCAGAGTAAATAGTCAAGATTATGAAGTTAAGTTGGTAGATACAGCAGGTCAGGATGAATATAGTATATTTCCTGCACAGTATTCTATGGACATCCATGGTTATGTCTTGGTATATAGCATAACCAGTGCAAAGAGTTTTGAAgttgtacaaattatttatgaCAAGTTATTGGATATAACAGGAAAAGTCCa TGTTCCAATTGTATTAGTAGGAAATAAAACAGATTTGTACGTAGATCGAATGATAACAACAGAACAGGGCAAACGATTAGCAGACTCTTGGCATGCAGCCTTCCTAGAAACCAGTGCAAAACAAAATgag TCTGTTGCAGATATTTTTCATACGTTAttgattgaaattgaaaaagcaGATGGAAATGTACAAGAAAAGTCAAATTGCATTATTTCTTGA